Proteins from a single region of Acidovorax sp. NCPPB 3576:
- a CDS encoding response regulator transcription factor, which translates to MTNSPDSAPAAAPRRVILVVDDALDTLRMLCDALAGEGYAVLAARDAEEAIERFEVTVPDGVLLDAVMPGTDGFALCRRIKATPPWAHVPIVFMTGLSETEQILRGFASGGVDYVVKPLRILEVLARLATHVANAQAARLAREAVDVAGLGVVVLDGQDRIAWRSPQATRWLEAAFGGHRDTPASDPARWLAQAQRQGEGSTPLPDGRQLQARHLGASGLAESMLLLSQGPAAGAAAPRLPPVALTPRETEVLSWLAKGKTNRDIADILGMSPRTVNKHLEHIFEKLGVETRTAAAALAGQLLQD; encoded by the coding sequence ATGACGAACTCCCCTGACAGCGCGCCGGCCGCCGCCCCGCGCCGCGTCATCCTGGTGGTGGACGATGCGCTGGACACCCTGCGCATGCTGTGCGATGCGCTGGCGGGCGAAGGCTATGCCGTGCTGGCCGCGCGCGATGCCGAAGAGGCCATCGAGCGCTTCGAGGTGACCGTGCCCGACGGCGTGCTGCTCGATGCGGTGATGCCCGGCACCGACGGCTTCGCGCTGTGCCGCCGCATCAAGGCCACGCCGCCGTGGGCGCACGTGCCCATCGTCTTCATGACCGGGCTGTCGGAGACCGAGCAGATCCTGCGCGGCTTTGCCAGCGGCGGCGTGGACTATGTGGTCAAGCCCCTGCGCATTCTCGAGGTGCTGGCCCGCCTGGCCACCCACGTGGCCAACGCGCAGGCCGCCCGGCTGGCGCGCGAGGCCGTGGACGTGGCGGGCCTGGGCGTGGTCGTGCTCGACGGCCAGGACCGCATCGCCTGGCGCTCGCCGCAGGCCACGCGCTGGCTGGAGGCCGCCTTCGGCGGGCACCGCGACACCCCTGCGAGCGACCCCGCGCGCTGGCTGGCGCAGGCCCAGCGGCAGGGCGAAGGCAGCACGCCCCTGCCCGACGGCCGCCAGCTGCAGGCCCGCCACCTGGGCGCGAGCGGCCTGGCCGAGTCGATGCTGCTGCTCAGCCAAGGCCCGGCCGCAGGCGCCGCCGCGCCGCGGTTGCCGCCCGTGGCGCTGACCCCGCGCGAAACCGAGGTGCTGTCGTGGCTTGCCAAGGGCAAGACCAACCGCGACATCGCTGATATTTTGGGCATGAGCCCGCGCACGGTGAACAAGCACCTGGAGCACATCTTCGAAAAGCTTGGCGTGGAAACCCGCACCGCGGCGGCGGCGCTGGCGGGGCAACTGCTGCAGGATTAA